In the Leptospira sp. WS4.C2 genome, one interval contains:
- the pseI gene encoding pseudaminic acid synthase, whose translation MNFEISRNRRPFIIAEMSGNHNQSLERALEIVEAAANCGVQAIKIQTYTADTLTIDKSDGEFFISDPNSLWKGTSLYELYKKAYTPWEWHKDIFEYANKKGILCFSSPFDHSAVDFLEDLNVPAYKIASFENNDLPLIRKAASTKKPIIISTGMASIAEIAEAVDAVRSVGNQKLILLKCTSTYPASPENTNILSIPAMREMFKCEVGLSDHTMGIGVSVASVALGASIIEKHFTLSRADGGVDSTFSLEPAEMKALVIESERAWLSLGSVKLERSEAEQKSIIFKRSLYVVQDVKKGEKFTADSVRSIRPGYGIPPKYIDIIIGSVARYDISRGTAVSWDMINGKK comes from the coding sequence ATGAATTTTGAAATATCAAGAAACAGACGACCCTTTATCATCGCGGAAATGTCAGGAAATCATAACCAATCCTTGGAGCGGGCTCTGGAAATTGTTGAAGCGGCAGCAAACTGCGGAGTTCAAGCCATTAAAATTCAAACATACACTGCCGATACACTAACGATTGATAAAAGTGATGGTGAGTTTTTTATTTCGGATCCAAATAGTTTATGGAAAGGAACATCTTTATACGAACTTTATAAGAAAGCATATACTCCTTGGGAATGGCATAAAGACATATTTGAATATGCTAATAAAAAAGGAATTTTATGTTTTAGCTCTCCATTTGATCATTCTGCCGTTGATTTTTTAGAAGATTTAAATGTTCCTGCTTATAAAATTGCCTCCTTCGAAAATAACGATTTGCCTTTGATCAGAAAAGCAGCTTCTACAAAAAAGCCAATCATCATTTCAACTGGAATGGCATCTATTGCGGAAATAGCTGAAGCTGTTGACGCCGTTCGTTCTGTTGGAAATCAAAAACTAATTTTGTTAAAATGTACAAGTACCTATCCTGCAAGTCCTGAAAATACTAATATATTAAGCATTCCTGCTATGAGAGAGATGTTTAAGTGCGAGGTTGGGCTTTCCGATCATACGATGGGAATAGGTGTTTCTGTGGCAAGTGTTGCGCTGGGAGCTTCCATTATAGAAAAACATTTCACTTTGAGTCGAGCAGATGGAGGAGTTGATTCAACTTTTTCACTCGAACCTGCGGAAATGAAAGCTTTGGTTATTGAATCTGAAAGAGCCTGGTTATCGTTAGGTTCTGTGAAATTAGAAAGGTCGGAAGCTGAACAAAAATCAATCATTTTTAAGAGATCATTGTATGTAGTGCAAGATGTAAAAAAAGGTGAAAAATTTACTGCTGATTCTGTCCGGAGTATTCGTCCTGGTTATGGAATTCCACCTAAATACATCGACATTATCATTGGGTCTGTGGCTAGATACGACATTTCAAGGGGAACGGCAGTTAGTTGGGATATGATCAATGGAAAAAAATAA
- a CDS encoding aminotransferase class III-fold pyridoxal phosphate-dependent enzyme, translating into MKILAIVQARMGSTRFPGKIMEPILGRPMISLLLERLKKSKLIHQIIIATSVSPTNDSLVEYAKSLNIESYRGSEKDVLSRFYEAAAFFNADVVVRITGDCPLVDPNLVDSVIQLFQKGGLDYTSNINPPTFPDGMDIEVFSFDSLQKANQLAVEDFDREHVTPFIRREKDFIRENISNSEDSSSLRWTVDEREDLEVIKNVFESFTPNIHFTWLDVLNLEKLSPELFQVNKKFLRNQGSTMNSGQKLWNRAKKVIPGGNMLLSKRAEMFLPEKWPAYFSKAKGCNVWDIDGKEYTDMFLMGVGTNTLGYGHPDVDSAVMDVVKAGNMSTLNCPEEVYLSERLVEIHPWSEMVRLARTGGEANAIAIRIARAASGKDKVAICGYHGWHDWYLSANLANDDSLSGHLLPGLDPTGVPKSLAGSVYPFHYNQIDELEALIKKESIGVIMMEVSRNTGPTSGFLEKVRELATKNGIVLIFDECTSGFRQSFGGLHKLYNVEPDMAIFGKTLGNGYAITAIIGRRNVMESAQSTFISSTFWTERIGPTAALKTLEVMEKLKSWEIITSIGTKISNGWKSLANDTKLELDYWGLPALSGFTVKSKDSLKYKTLITQEMLKRGYLAGTSVYACIDHTEEKIEKYFDNLKPVFELISECERGRDIDTLLEGPVCHSGFSRLN; encoded by the coding sequence ATGAAAATTCTTGCCATTGTTCAAGCAAGGATGGGGTCGACTCGGTTTCCTGGTAAAATCATGGAACCTATCCTGGGAAGGCCCATGATCAGTTTATTATTGGAAAGGTTAAAAAAATCCAAACTAATTCATCAAATCATCATTGCAACTTCAGTTTCACCTACTAACGATTCTTTGGTGGAATATGCGAAAAGTTTGAATATTGAGTCTTATCGAGGTAGTGAAAAGGATGTTTTAAGTCGTTTTTATGAAGCTGCCGCATTTTTTAATGCCGATGTAGTTGTTCGGATTACGGGGGATTGTCCACTTGTAGATCCAAACTTAGTTGATAGTGTAATTCAACTTTTTCAAAAAGGTGGATTAGATTATACATCGAATATCAATCCTCCAACTTTTCCTGATGGAATGGATATTGAAGTGTTTTCTTTTGATTCGCTTCAAAAAGCCAATCAACTCGCAGTCGAAGACTTCGATAGAGAGCATGTAACTCCATTTATACGAAGAGAAAAAGATTTTATTCGAGAAAATATCTCTAACTCAGAAGACTCTTCTTCGTTACGTTGGACTGTAGACGAACGTGAAGATCTTGAAGTTATCAAAAATGTATTCGAAAGTTTTACACCGAATATACATTTTACTTGGTTAGATGTGTTAAATCTCGAAAAGTTATCACCTGAGTTGTTTCAGGTAAACAAAAAATTCTTAAGAAATCAAGGTTCAACGATGAATAGTGGTCAAAAACTTTGGAATAGAGCGAAAAAAGTAATTCCTGGTGGGAATATGCTTCTTTCTAAAAGAGCGGAAATGTTCTTACCTGAAAAATGGCCAGCTTATTTCAGTAAGGCGAAAGGATGTAACGTTTGGGACATTGATGGAAAAGAGTATACGGATATGTTTCTTATGGGAGTGGGAACAAATACACTCGGTTATGGTCATCCTGACGTTGATTCTGCAGTAATGGACGTGGTAAAAGCTGGGAACATGTCTACACTTAACTGTCCTGAAGAAGTATATCTTTCCGAGCGCCTAGTGGAAATCCATCCATGGTCTGAGATGGTTCGATTGGCAAGAACGGGTGGGGAAGCGAATGCGATTGCAATTCGAATTGCAAGAGCTGCTTCAGGAAAGGATAAGGTTGCTATCTGCGGTTACCACGGTTGGCACGATTGGTATCTTTCCGCAAACCTCGCAAACGATGACTCACTTTCTGGACATTTGTTGCCTGGCCTTGATCCAACTGGAGTTCCAAAGTCTTTGGCCGGTTCTGTATATCCATTTCACTATAATCAAATTGATGAGCTGGAAGCTTTAATTAAAAAGGAATCGATTGGAGTGATCATGATGGAGGTATCCAGAAATACTGGCCCCACATCTGGATTTTTGGAAAAGGTAAGAGAACTCGCAACAAAGAATGGAATTGTTTTGATTTTTGATGAATGTACTTCTGGATTTCGTCAATCATTTGGTGGCTTACACAAACTTTATAATGTTGAGCCAGATATGGCAATTTTTGGGAAAACTTTAGGTAATGGATATGCTATAACGGCTATTATTGGGCGAAGAAATGTTATGGAATCGGCCCAGTCAACTTTTATCAGTAGTACATTTTGGACGGAACGTATTGGCCCAACTGCTGCATTAAAGACGTTAGAGGTAATGGAAAAATTAAAATCATGGGAAATAATTACTTCGATTGGGACTAAAATTTCTAATGGTTGGAAGTCACTTGCCAATGACACCAAATTGGAGTTAGACTATTGGGGGTTGCCCGCTTTGTCCGGTTTTACAGTCAAAAGTAAAGATTCTTTAAAATATAAAACTCTGATTACACAAGAAATGTTAAAGAGAGGTTACCTTGCCGGTACTTCTGTTTATGCTTGTATCGATCATACAGAAGAAAAAATAGAAAAATATTTCGATAACTTAAAGCCGGTGTTCGAACTTATTTCAGAGTGTGAAAGGGGGCGAGACATCGACACTTTATTGGAAGGCCCAGTTTGTCATTCAGGTTTTAGTCGTTTAAACTAA
- a CDS encoding methionyl-tRNA formyltransferase gives MYDLIFCGFGSLGRSCLEELIQSGYTIRYVLTHKDLSSESVDSLALSKNIPFQYTDLRKDPLLLGELIKFHSKFLISVNYRYIIPEALIRNSNYPLNIHGSLLPKYRGRAPHIWAIINGETFTGVTCHVMEETVDTGPIYSQVKIPISETATGNDLIEEYKKIYPIVLRESLLKIKSNEPALPQDHSQATYFGKRIPDMGYIDILRTRKATINFVRAQTKPYPGAYMFLPTGEKLIIFKMEEYNSENIETNIPIGKIQKINAGYLLMVSDGPVIITEYEIK, from the coding sequence ATGTACGATTTGATTTTTTGTGGATTTGGTAGTTTAGGACGATCCTGTTTAGAGGAACTCATTCAGTCAGGTTATACGATTCGTTACGTTTTAACTCATAAGGATTTGAGTTCCGAATCAGTGGATTCACTTGCTTTAAGTAAGAACATTCCCTTTCAATATACTGATCTCAGAAAAGATCCACTACTTCTTGGCGAGTTAATCAAGTTTCATAGTAAATTTCTCATTAGTGTAAATTACCGCTATATAATCCCTGAAGCATTAATTCGAAACTCAAATTATCCATTAAATATTCATGGTTCCTTGTTGCCAAAGTATAGGGGAAGAGCTCCTCACATTTGGGCCATTATCAATGGAGAAACATTCACGGGTGTTACTTGCCATGTAATGGAGGAAACTGTGGATACCGGTCCGATCTACAGCCAGGTAAAGATACCAATTTCAGAAACAGCCACTGGCAATGATTTGATAGAAGAGTATAAAAAAATATACCCAATAGTCTTGCGAGAGTCCCTATTGAAAATTAAATCAAATGAACCTGCACTCCCTCAGGACCATTCACAAGCAACCTACTTCGGTAAAAGAATCCCGGATATGGGTTATATTGATATCCTGAGAACACGTAAAGCAACTATCAATTTTGTTCGTGCCCAAACGAAACCTTATCCTGGCGCTTATATGTTTTTACCGACAGGTGAAAAATTAATAATCTTTAAAATGGAAGAGTATAACTCAGAAAATATAGAAACAAATATACCGATAGGGAAAATTCAGAAGATTAACGCAGGGTATCTTCTTATGGTATCTGATGGACCCGTAATCATTACTGAATATGAAATTAAATAA
- a CDS encoding spore coat biosynthesis protein F, with the protein MKKYVATIEARMTSSRLPGKVLLPVLDRPILGYLIDRLKKVRSIDEIVLATTVNVADDPVALFAKSEGISVFRGSEDDVLLRVVGAAESVKADVIIEITGDCPIIDPEIVDQCIQIYKHNTAAYVGNAHIRSYPDGMDVQVFSLEDLKKSGEMTTDKLDREHVSLFMRNHPEIFPHLHLVAPSSIFWPELGLTLDEKQDFELLKAIIEHFHSLKNPFFSCLDSVTYLRNHPELLELNSEVKRKGDT; encoded by the coding sequence ATGAAAAAGTATGTAGCTACAATTGAAGCGCGAATGACATCTTCTCGTTTGCCGGGGAAGGTTTTATTGCCGGTTTTAGATCGTCCCATATTAGGTTATCTCATTGATCGATTAAAAAAGGTCAGATCGATTGATGAAATTGTTCTCGCAACCACGGTAAATGTCGCTGATGATCCAGTTGCCTTATTTGCAAAATCAGAAGGAATTTCTGTTTTTCGGGGTAGTGAGGATGATGTTTTACTTCGAGTCGTTGGTGCTGCCGAATCAGTCAAGGCTGATGTTATTATTGAAATCACGGGTGATTGTCCAATTATCGATCCAGAAATTGTGGATCAATGCATACAAATTTATAAACACAATACCGCTGCCTATGTTGGGAATGCACATATCCGAAGTTATCCTGATGGAATGGATGTTCAGGTGTTTTCATTGGAGGACTTAAAAAAATCGGGGGAGATGACAACAGATAAATTAGATAGAGAACATGTTTCTTTGTTTATGCGTAATCATCCTGAAATTTTTCCACACCTTCACCTAGTGGCACCATCTTCTATTTTCTGGCCTGAGTTGGGATTAACTTTGGATGAAAAGCAAGATTTTGAATTATTAAAAGCCATTATTGAACACTTCCATTCACTAAAGAATCCGTTTTTCAGTTGTTTGGATTCTGTGACCTATCTAAGAAACCATCCCGAATTATTAGAACTTAATAGTGAAGTAAAACGTAAGGGAGATACTTGA
- a CDS encoding Gfo/Idh/MocA family protein, with amino-acid sequence MKFRTFIVGLGQIGMGYDYHDNFKETCLTHLNGVLAHDFFELVGAFDPSIERRGEFEAKTSVSSFSELKSGLDETKPDLVIIATPTESHYDILKLIVDHCQVKAILCEKPISYSEEEAMSMVNICEENKIQLFVNYQRRYLPSASEIKNKLFPKQENINFIKGVCWYSKGLIHNGSHFINLLEYWLGPLVQIEIIEDHCYWSDKDMEPDALLSFQKGKVFFLSSRESDFSNYSIELLTSEGKLTYKNGGMDVYWQKKMEDSLFPGYTTLSNQPEMIKDDSVKAQFFVLDQIAKYILNKNVTNVCEASTTLNMIKLLSNKKGVK; translated from the coding sequence TTGAAATTTAGGACTTTTATAGTCGGACTTGGACAAATTGGAATGGGTTATGATTACCATGACAATTTTAAAGAAACATGTTTAACTCATTTGAACGGCGTACTTGCCCATGATTTTTTTGAATTGGTAGGTGCTTTTGATCCTTCTATAGAAAGGAGAGGTGAGTTTGAAGCCAAAACCTCAGTCTCCAGTTTTTCTGAACTTAAATCTGGCTTAGACGAAACTAAACCAGATTTGGTAATCATAGCAACACCCACTGAAAGCCATTACGACATACTCAAACTAATCGTAGATCATTGCCAAGTGAAAGCAATATTATGCGAGAAACCGATTTCCTATTCGGAAGAGGAAGCAATGTCTATGGTAAATATTTGCGAAGAAAACAAGATTCAATTATTTGTGAATTATCAAAGAAGATACCTGCCATCGGCTAGTGAGATCAAAAATAAATTATTTCCAAAACAGGAAAATATTAATTTTATTAAGGGAGTGTGTTGGTATTCAAAGGGACTGATTCATAATGGAAGCCATTTTATCAATTTACTAGAATATTGGTTAGGTCCTTTGGTTCAGATTGAGATCATAGAAGATCACTGTTATTGGTCTGATAAAGATATGGAACCTGATGCCTTGTTAAGTTTCCAGAAGGGCAAAGTGTTTTTTTTGTCTTCTCGAGAATCAGATTTCTCAAATTATTCTATAGAACTGTTAACCTCGGAAGGAAAGTTAACATACAAAAATGGTGGTATGGATGTCTATTGGCAAAAAAAAATGGAAGATTCATTATTTCCCGGTTACACTACACTTTCCAATCAACCGGAAATGATAAAAGATGATTCCGTAAAAGCTCAATTTTTTGTTTTAGATCAGATTGCAAAATATATTCTAAATAAAAATGTAACAAACGTATGCGAAGCATCGACAACATTGAATATGATTAAATTACTCAGTAATAAAAAAGGTGTAAAATGA
- a CDS encoding aldo/keto reductase yields the protein MNQKLTLGTVQFGLNYGISNKNGKVSIEEAESILDDASSNGITELDTAVAYGESEIVIGQLAKGRFSISTKLPKLDQDHGRNIRDWVKQQIESSLERLKINQINTLFLHDSSVLQEPYVLDLYEVIMDFKSKNLIKNFGLSIYSYHELERIPTEIEYQRIQCPVNVFDQSLIKSGWMSILAEKGVEIQARSIFLQGLLLMSKNNRPTYFSRWTEHLKKWDEWLESNQVSPVLACIQFIKSIENVTNVVFGVETLEHLKEIISLFQTNSKILFPSDLASNDEELIFPFRWQTK from the coding sequence ATGAATCAAAAATTAACTTTGGGTACCGTTCAATTTGGTCTTAATTATGGGATCTCAAACAAAAATGGAAAAGTTTCCATTGAAGAAGCAGAGTCGATTCTTGATGATGCATCATCCAATGGAATCACTGAATTAGATACAGCAGTCGCCTATGGTGAAAGTGAAATCGTAATCGGTCAATTAGCAAAAGGTAGATTTAGTATTTCCACAAAACTTCCTAAGTTGGATCAGGATCATGGAAGGAATATTCGTGATTGGGTGAAACAACAAATTGAGTCTTCATTGGAACGATTGAAGATAAATCAAATTAATACTCTATTCTTGCATGATTCTTCCGTTTTACAGGAGCCTTATGTTCTTGATCTTTATGAAGTCATCATGGATTTTAAATCCAAAAATTTGATTAAGAATTTTGGATTAAGTATTTACAGCTATCATGAACTTGAGCGGATTCCAACCGAAATTGAATACCAAAGAATTCAATGCCCTGTCAATGTTTTCGACCAATCACTGATCAAAAGTGGATGGATGTCAATATTAGCTGAAAAAGGTGTCGAAATACAAGCTAGATCAATTTTTTTACAAGGTTTGCTTTTGATGAGCAAGAATAATCGTCCTACTTATTTTTCAAGATGGACTGAACATTTGAAAAAATGGGATGAATGGTTGGAATCAAATCAGGTGTCGCCAGTTCTTGCATGCATTCAATTTATAAAATCAATTGAGAATGTCACGAATGTTGTTTTCGGTGTGGAAACTCTGGAACATTTGAAAGAAATTATATCACTTTTCCAAACGAACTCTAAGATACTATTTCCAAGCGACTTAGCTTCAAACGATGAAGAATTAATTTTTCCGTTTCGGTGGCAAACGAAATGA
- a CDS encoding FAD/NAD(P)-binding protein, translated as MEKNNLPRISVAIIGGGLSGSLLAINLLKYSVYPTQIFLIESSKKRFGRGVAYSPNSIYQKLNVPAKNMSLFPGNPSHFFDWWKAKEKNYFYLKEKFDENSFFPRFIFGDYLETTLNQSVNNKPDFVDFFSINDEAIDGTLTSTGWMIKLSSGAELNVQFVVLATGNIPPSDPSYLSQEVLESKRYLNNPWDESLYESIHSNETIGILGSGLSMVDVLMTLKRKDFQGKIVSFSRSGKLPKVHAKFDLNPPTNFPLLSGKINQDVRLLRNWIRENREVSESVILDVLRPVTSSIWQSWDTRDQLRFLRHLRPFWESFRHRIPEESMAMISDWVNSGKLTFLRTRIQSAKLENETISLFTDDVSNGNRSYDFNRLINCTGPDTKLKQVKSSLYSNLIEKGYLSVSPNGIGFKTTSCGKVVSVTNENVENLFSLGPLRKNELWESTALREIRNQIAELTSVIAEKADNEFFGKKAKFEKLCEDIRNLVPDPNMIHNLSRLLEFYSADELIQIISGTVGWIRPDSGYSRLKIMSEPFELLMMVWSPKAETAIHKHVGFGGMLLVLKGELIEKSFDTSNSKIVLSDEQVLNQGQYVLENLNSVHHIRNPSLDTYAISLHLYHPVVNSLTSMEIYDFENNRVGVLNENARSATWHEKGSSFKTIQNL; from the coding sequence ATGGAAAAAAATAATTTACCTCGGATTTCCGTAGCAATTATCGGTGGTGGTTTAAGTGGCTCTCTACTTGCTATCAATTTATTGAAGTATTCTGTTTACCCAACCCAAATATTTTTAATTGAGTCTTCAAAAAAGAGGTTTGGTCGGGGAGTTGCTTACTCACCAAATTCAATTTATCAAAAGCTGAATGTGCCGGCTAAAAACATGAGTTTGTTCCCAGGGAACCCCTCACATTTTTTTGATTGGTGGAAGGCTAAGGAAAAAAACTATTTTTATTTAAAAGAGAAATTTGATGAGAACTCTTTTTTCCCGAGATTTATTTTTGGTGATTATTTAGAAACAACTCTCAATCAAAGTGTGAACAACAAACCGGATTTTGTTGACTTTTTTTCTATAAATGATGAAGCAATAGATGGAACCTTAACTTCTACTGGATGGATGATAAAACTTTCATCAGGTGCAGAATTAAATGTTCAGTTTGTTGTATTGGCTACAGGTAATATTCCACCGAGCGACCCTTCCTATCTTTCACAGGAAGTTTTGGAAAGTAAAAGATATCTTAACAATCCTTGGGATGAAAGTTTATACGAATCGATTCATTCAAATGAAACTATAGGTATTTTAGGTTCAGGTTTATCGATGGTGGATGTTCTGATGACTTTGAAGAGAAAGGATTTTCAGGGAAAAATCGTTTCTTTTTCCAGATCGGGCAAACTTCCCAAGGTGCACGCAAAATTTGATCTAAATCCTCCAACAAACTTTCCTCTACTTTCTGGAAAAATAAATCAGGATGTTAGGTTATTAAGAAATTGGATTCGAGAGAATCGAGAAGTTTCTGAATCAGTTATTTTGGATGTATTGAGGCCTGTCACATCTTCGATATGGCAGAGTTGGGATACTCGAGATCAGTTAAGATTCTTACGACATTTGAGACCGTTTTGGGAATCCTTCCGTCACAGAATTCCTGAAGAATCGATGGCGATGATTTCCGATTGGGTAAATTCCGGGAAGTTGACTTTTTTACGCACTCGCATTCAGTCTGCAAAATTAGAAAACGAAACTATATCCTTATTCACTGATGATGTAAGTAATGGAAATAGATCATATGATTTTAATCGCTTAATTAACTGCACTGGTCCAGATACTAAATTGAAACAGGTAAAAAGTTCTCTTTATTCCAATTTAATTGAGAAAGGTTATCTCTCAGTTTCTCCGAATGGAATTGGATTTAAAACTACTTCTTGTGGAAAGGTAGTTTCTGTTACCAATGAGAATGTAGAAAATTTATTTTCCCTAGGACCTTTAAGAAAAAACGAATTATGGGAATCGACTGCATTAAGGGAGATTCGGAATCAAATTGCGGAACTAACATCCGTTATTGCCGAAAAAGCTGACAATGAATTTTTTGGAAAAAAAGCCAAATTCGAAAAACTTTGCGAAGATATTCGTAATTTAGTGCCAGATCCAAACATGATTCATAACCTCAGTCGGTTACTTGAGTTTTATAGTGCGGATGAATTGATTCAGATAATATCTGGTACGGTGGGTTGGATTAGACCGGATTCAGGATATAGCCGATTGAAAATTATGTCGGAACCATTTGAACTATTAATGATGGTTTGGTCTCCTAAAGCGGAAACTGCTATTCATAAACATGTTGGTTTCGGAGGGATGTTGCTTGTTCTAAAGGGTGAACTTATTGAGAAAAGTTTTGATACCAGCAATAGTAAAATTGTATTAAGTGATGAACAGGTGTTAAACCAAGGTCAGTATGTTTTGGAGAACTTAAATAGTGTTCATCATATCAGAAATCCAAGTTTAGATACTTATGCAATTTCCCTTCATCTATATCATCCAGTGGTAAATAGTTTAACATCAATGGAAATATACGATTTTGAGAATAACCGAGTTGGTGTTTTAAACGAAAATGCAAGATCTGCTACTTGGCATGAAAAGGGATCAAGTTTTAAAACAATTCAGAATCTTTAG
- a CDS encoding DegT/DnrJ/EryC1/StrS family aminotransferase produces MSQKLALLGGSKVINFELNRYNSLGPEEVEAAKQVVESGNLSQFLGCWDPDFYGGPKVREFEQKCQEYFNVKHAITVNSWTSGLIAAIGAIGIEPGDEIIVSPWTMSASATAILHWNAIPVFADIEPNTYCIDPESIEKNISPYTKAIMVVDIFGQSANMQEINRIAKKYNLKVINDTAQAPGSKYKGKFTGTLGDIGGYSLNYHKHIHTGEGGILVTNDDELAERMQLIRNHAEAVVKDKGVTNLSNMVGYNFRLGEIECAIGIEQLKKLDTKVNSRIHAAERLKKGLSGLSGLKLPEIRSESTHVYYMFPMEIDSQVTGVKKEKIYEALVAEGVHDISLQYANLHLLPMYQEKIAYGSKGFPWTSDICKRDVDYSKGICPVAENLNDSTYLGYEMCVREFSDDHVDLVVSAFRKVWENLDSLK; encoded by the coding sequence ATGAGCCAAAAGTTAGCGTTATTAGGTGGTTCAAAAGTAATCAATTTTGAGCTCAATCGATATAATTCATTGGGTCCAGAAGAAGTGGAAGCAGCAAAGCAGGTTGTTGAAAGTGGAAACTTATCTCAATTTTTAGGATGTTGGGATCCCGATTTTTATGGCGGTCCCAAAGTTCGCGAATTTGAACAGAAATGTCAGGAATATTTTAATGTAAAACATGCGATCACTGTTAATTCTTGGACTTCGGGTTTGATTGCTGCAATTGGAGCGATTGGAATTGAACCTGGAGATGAAATCATTGTGAGTCCTTGGACTATGTCTGCATCTGCCACAGCCATACTTCACTGGAACGCAATTCCAGTATTTGCCGATATTGAGCCTAATACATATTGCATTGATCCAGAATCGATAGAGAAAAATATTTCGCCTTATACGAAAGCGATCATGGTTGTCGATATTTTTGGACAATCTGCCAATATGCAAGAAATCAATCGAATCGCTAAAAAGTATAATTTGAAAGTGATTAATGATACAGCACAAGCACCAGGCTCAAAATACAAAGGTAAGTTTACTGGAACTCTTGGGGATATTGGTGGTTATAGTTTAAATTATCACAAACATATTCATACAGGTGAAGGCGGAATCTTAGTAACAAACGACGACGAGCTTGCTGAGAGGATGCAATTAATTCGAAATCATGCCGAAGCAGTTGTTAAGGATAAAGGTGTTACTAATCTTTCTAATATGGTTGGTTATAATTTTCGACTTGGTGAAATTGAATGTGCTATTGGGATTGAACAATTAAAAAAATTGGATACCAAAGTAAATTCTCGAATTCATGCAGCAGAAAGATTAAAAAAGGGATTAAGTGGCCTATCTGGCTTAAAACTACCTGAAATTCGATCTGAATCAACACATGTTTATTATATGTTTCCTATGGAAATCGACTCGCAAGTTACGGGTGTAAAGAAAGAAAAAATTTATGAAGCTTTAGTAGCCGAAGGCGTACATGATATTTCCTTACAATATGCAAATCTACACCTCTTGCCAATGTATCAGGAAAAGATTGCCTATGGCTCAAAGGGTTTTCCATGGACTTCGGATATTTGTAAAAGAGATGTCGATTACTCTAAAGGAATCTGTCCGGTGGCAGAAAACCTAAATGACTCAACTTATTTAGGTTATGAGATGTGTGTTCGAGAGTTCTCGGATGACCATGTGGACTTAGTAGTATCTGCATTCCGAAAAGTTTGGGAAAACTTAGATTCGCTAAAATGA